A segment of the Nitrospirota bacterium genome:
CCAGCCATAGAAAGCAGGAAGAACAAGGATACCCCCCCTGCCCTTGCAGCTAAAGCCGGGGCAGGAAAGGAGAAGATATACAGGAATAACAGCAAAGGCAGTGCTGAAAGAACTCCAGGGAAAAAGAAGACAGAAGTCAGAAAAAAGACCTCCCTGTATTACACAATTCAGGTTGGCGCCTTCAGAAACAAACAGCAGGCTGAAAAACTGAAGAATCAGCTCAAAAGAAAGGGGTATAGTGTAAAAGTCACTTCAGCCGGGAAAAACAGAACCCTTTACCGGGTATGGGTGGGCAGATTCAAGGCAAGGAAGTCTGCTGAAACTGCAGCCATAAAACTTACAAGGGCTGAAAAATTGAAGACCCTGGTCTTGAAGACGGAAAGATAGGGATATGGAAAGCGTAATTCTGGAAATCGAGATAGAGACTGATAACGAGGCGGACTTTTCCTACTCGGGAATTGATAAAAGCTTTAAACTTATTGAAGACAGTCTTGGTGTCCTCATCAGCGCAAGGGGAAACAAACTATTTATAAAGGGGCCTGCAGAAGCAACCCGAAAGGCAAAGAAGTTAGTTGAAGAGATCAAGGATATCAACCGGCAGGGTTATGTCCTTAAACCGGACGATATAAGGTTTGCCATTAATGCCATATCAAAGGGGGAGGAAACGTCCCTCAAAAATCTCTTTCTGAACCACATCCCTGTTTCATCAAAGAAACGTTTCATTATTCCCAAGACCGAGGCCCAGAGGAAGTATATAGAGGCCATCAGGACATACGACATCGTATTCGGCATCGGACCTGCCGGAACAGGCAAAACTTACCTTGCTATGGCCATGGCTATAAATGCATTACTGAAAAAGGAAGTGAGCCGCATAGTGCTCACAAGACCCGCTGTTGAGGCAGGCGAGAAGCTGGGCTTTCTGCCGGGGGATTTATATGAAAAGATTCACCCCTATCTCAGGCCCCTGTATGATGCCCTTTATGATATGGTGGACTTTGAAAAGGCAACCGGACTTATAGAAAAAGGTATAATAGAGATTGCACCCCTTGCCTATATGAGGGGACGGACACTCAATGATGCATTTGTAGTACTTGATGAGGCCCAGAACACCACATCTGAACAGATGAAGATGTACCTTACACGCCTTGGGTTCAATTCAAAGACAGTTATAACCGGGGATATCACACAGATAGATCTCCCGTCCGGAAAGACCTCGGGACTGATAGAGGCGGAAAAAATACTATCCTCCATAGAGGGGATAAAGCTCATCTATTTCACTGAAAGAGATGTAGTAAGACACAGACTTGTACAGGATATAATAAAAGCATATGAGAGATTTGAGAAACGGACAGAAAAAAGAACCGACAATCCGGAAGATAGGCAAAAGTTATACAAGGAATTTTAACAGAAGCCATGCCGTAAAACTATCAATGATTCTCCTGTTCGGACTCGCTGCATCACTTACTGTCCAGGGGAGTTTCGGACTTCAGCATATAATCGGCGGCTTCTTTATAACAAGCCTTTTATTCCTGATCTTCTACAGGGATATACTGCGTTACAAGCCTGATTATATAAAGAAATACAGGCTGCTTCTCCTCCTGGGCTCCCTTGTTATACTAACGCTCGTACTCGGCAGGAGTTTTCAGTACTTCTTCCGGCACTTCACCCTCGGGTTAGGCCTCTTCCCCTCAGGAACCGCAATTTACGGGATGCCTATCGCTGCAGGCGCCATACTGGTAGCTCTCATCTTTGATTTTCACACTGCCATTATCTTCTCGTTCATAGTCAGCCTCCTTACAGGACTATGGACAGGGGAACCCCTGTATCCCATTTATGCCTTTGTGGGCAGCCTTGTGGGCGCATTCAGCATCATGAAATGCAAAAAGAGGACCGATATACTGAGGAGTGGGGTCTATGTCAGCGCAATTAATGTATTCACTCTCATAGGCATTCTCCTTTTTACCAACAGGCTGTTTGACGACTATGCACCCATAGCCCTCCTCTACGCTGCTACATCCGGCATTGTAGTCTCTGCCGTGGTCTCCCTTATGTTGCCTGCTATCGAGTATTTCTTCAAGGTAACCACTGACATTACACTGCTTGAGCTGCTTGACCTCAACCAGCCCATAATGAAAAACCTGCTGATAGCCGCTCCCGGAACATATCATCACAGCATTATAGTGGGAAACCTCGTTGAGGCAGTTGCCGAGGATATCGGAGTAAACCCCCTGCTTGCAAGGGTAAGCGCTTATTATCACGACATCGGCAAGATGAAAATGCCTGAATACTTCGTGGAAAACCAGAAAGGTACTGTCAGCAGGCATGACAG
Coding sequences within it:
- a CDS encoding HDIG domain-containing metalloprotein, with the translated sequence MRDLRNGQKKEPTIRKIGKSYTRNFNRSHAVKLSMILLFGLAASLTVQGSFGLQHIIGGFFITSLLFLIFYRDILRYKPDYIKKYRLLLLLGSLVILTLVLGRSFQYFFRHFTLGLGLFPSGTAIYGMPIAAGAILVALIFDFHTAIIFSFIVSLLTGLWTGEPLYPIYAFVGSLVGAFSIMKCKKRTDILRSGVYVSAINVFTLIGILLFTNRLFDDYAPIALLYAATSGIVVSAVVSLMLPAIEYFFKVTTDITLLELLDLNQPIMKNLLIAAPGTYHHSIIVGNLVEAVAEDIGVNPLLARVSAYYHDIGKMKMPEYFVENQKGTVSRHDRITPHMSSMILMAHVKEGVEIAREYKLPEPIVDIIQQHHGTCLMTYFYQKARESENGEPIEENYRYQGPKPQSRVAALVMLADAVEAASRVLQNTTPARIESLVDTIVNHIFLDGQLDECELTLKDISIIKKKFTYVLTGILHKRIEYPGFNFEEKKKEKIVPGEEVTLSNKNIRIEVPTPDEDSNKKSPEKGKDQPEKSDPSLKSAR
- a CDS encoding PhoH family protein, producing the protein MESVILEIEIETDNEADFSYSGIDKSFKLIEDSLGVLISARGNKLFIKGPAEATRKAKKLVEEIKDINRQGYVLKPDDIRFAINAISKGEETSLKNLFLNHIPVSSKKRFIIPKTEAQRKYIEAIRTYDIVFGIGPAGTGKTYLAMAMAINALLKKEVSRIVLTRPAVEAGEKLGFLPGDLYEKIHPYLRPLYDALYDMVDFEKATGLIEKGIIEIAPLAYMRGRTLNDAFVVLDEAQNTTSEQMKMYLTRLGFNSKTVITGDITQIDLPSGKTSGLIEAEKILSSIEGIKLIYFTERDVVRHRLVQDIIKAYERFEKRTEKRTDNPEDRQKLYKEF
- a CDS encoding SPOR domain-containing protein, encoding MNPKFYHKIPADFMTGKAILILIVTLCSAFSFLLGYFVGKSQMEPPPALMSMNTLTVPDEKARDISLQDKSLQADDLLPTPAIESRKNKDTPPALAAKAGAGKEKIYRNNSKGSAERTPGKKKTEVRKKTSLYYTIQVGAFRNKQQAEKLKNQLKRKGYSVKVTSAGKNRTLYRVWVGRFKARKSAETAAIKLTRAEKLKTLVLKTER